A stretch of Exiguobacterium sp. BMC-KP DNA encodes these proteins:
- a CDS encoding alpha/beta hydrolase family protein, translated as MYLANADWFELPRQGPFRTFRMFYTTADGERVGAYIVLPQVANGQGILYLRGGTRSIGMVRPTRLLAFAQAGFFVMAPFYRGNLGGTGKEDFGYHDVEDACSAFDWLQQRVSHVHAFGFSRGGQMALLLAHHRPVARTVSWAGVTELTWTYEEQKTMQKMLRRYTGGTPDTVPEAYEVRSPLRVPPQGEVLLIHGAYDENVRLRHATAYAARHPMQTTLQTYAYAHQFPIHEKLRVTQNVLRWFESGIWNPNKS; from the coding sequence GTGTACTTAGCGAACGCCGATTGGTTTGAACTTCCGCGTCAAGGTCCGTTTCGGACGTTTCGGATGTTCTATACGACGGCAGACGGGGAACGAGTCGGTGCCTATATCGTACTTCCACAAGTCGCAAACGGACAGGGGATTCTCTACTTGCGTGGTGGCACGCGTTCGATCGGAATGGTCCGACCGACACGATTACTCGCGTTCGCACAGGCCGGCTTTTTTGTCATGGCACCTTTCTATCGAGGGAACTTAGGAGGGACGGGCAAAGAAGACTTCGGATACCATGATGTTGAGGACGCATGTAGCGCCTTTGATTGGTTGCAGCAACGTGTCTCGCATGTGCACGCATTCGGTTTTTCTCGTGGTGGACAGATGGCATTGCTACTGGCGCATCACCGTCCGGTTGCCCGTACGGTATCGTGGGCAGGAGTAACCGAGTTGACATGGACCTATGAAGAGCAGAAGACGATGCAAAAGATGTTGCGCCGCTATACGGGAGGTACACCAGACACCGTTCCTGAGGCATACGAGGTGCGTTCACCGCTCCGTGTCCCTCCGCAAGGTGAGGTACTGTTGATTCACGGTGCATATGACGAGAACGTTCGTTTACGACACGCAACGGCTTATGCTGCGCGTCATCCCATGCAGACAACACTTCAGACCTACGCTTATGCGCATCAATTCCCGATTCATGAAAAATTACGTGTGACGCAGAATGTGTTGAGGTGGTTTGAGAGTGGTATATGGAATCCCAATAAAAGCTGA
- a CDS encoding serine aminopeptidase domain-containing protein yields the protein MVEQPTGIIVLIYPLQLRARPSEALIRVLEREYEVLLVDAPRRISFEEHGQLLKEALREAGKRKLPIHIVACSMGALVVNRLLQEYELPVASLAFISPLFDWHPSKQLGGVKQVFASAFDRFRPDAPLGTLPFGQSTEDTVRIGELTYAQYREIEEEIVVHDEERKKLPRVNLACFYAPDDQFADVKLTLEVCRKMGGDQIYLQRLHGFPHFSFERLNTRFAEKLLLFFKLVEE from the coding sequence GTGGTTGAACAACCAACAGGAATCATCGTATTAATCTATCCATTGCAATTACGTGCTCGTCCGAGTGAAGCCTTGATTCGTGTGCTCGAACGAGAGTATGAAGTGTTACTCGTCGACGCACCACGTCGCATCTCGTTTGAAGAGCATGGTCAACTATTGAAAGAAGCATTACGCGAAGCCGGGAAACGAAAGCTACCGATTCATATCGTTGCTTGTAGCATGGGCGCACTCGTCGTCAATCGTCTTCTACAAGAATATGAATTACCGGTCGCAAGCCTTGCATTCATTTCACCGTTGTTTGATTGGCATCCATCAAAACAACTTGGGGGTGTCAAACAAGTTTTCGCGAGTGCATTTGATCGTTTCCGTCCTGATGCGCCACTCGGTACATTGCCGTTTGGTCAAAGTACGGAAGATACCGTTCGGATTGGTGAGTTGACGTATGCACAATATCGAGAAATCGAAGAGGAAATCGTCGTACATGATGAGGAGCGAAAAAAATTACCTCGTGTCAACTTAGCATGTTTTTATGCACCGGACGATCAGTTCGCAGACGTCAAGTTGACGCTCGAAGTATGTCGGAAAATGGGTGGCGATCAGATTTACTTACAGCGCCTACATGGTTTTCCGCATTTCAGCTTCGAACGATTGAATACACGATTTGCAGAAAAATTGTTGCTGTTCTTTAAATTAGTCGAAGAGTGA
- a CDS encoding GNAT family N-acetyltransferase: MERCQFITDAATWTTQVQQQPLDIFYSHQYVTLNARPSEQAVLFLYKGYAGTLFYPFLKRRIFDTAYSDLITPYGYGGPEVVGHLTTSEIQQARLLFEKWTEKEAIVSEMIRFNPLTGNERLMQDWTKVSFIRHTTSIDLRPSLEEIMQTFHKKTRSMIRKSLASPLTIRTGTKEDLPTFLALYHETMDRKNASAHYYFTASYFEQLFEVNPLCEPLLLIAELDGEPIGGYFVLLGNEYAHGHLIGCKRDEAKIFPNQRLEYEAILHAKARGLVEQHLGGGYQEQDSLFESKCRYTGYRLFEYHQGKSILQPAIYDQLCVRFGSGADSDYFPAYRQTSVQMATS; encoded by the coding sequence ATGGAAAGGTGTCAATTCATCACAGATGCCGCAACTTGGACGACACAGGTACAGCAACAGCCGCTTGATATCTTCTACAGTCACCAATACGTCACGCTCAACGCTAGACCGTCTGAACAAGCGGTGTTATTCCTTTATAAGGGTTATGCAGGAACACTGTTTTATCCCTTTTTAAAACGTCGTATTTTTGATACAGCCTATTCAGATCTCATTACGCCTTATGGCTACGGTGGACCTGAAGTCGTCGGTCACTTGACTACATCTGAGATTCAGCAAGCACGTTTATTGTTTGAAAAGTGGACGGAAAAAGAGGCAATCGTTTCGGAAATGATTCGCTTTAATCCGTTGACGGGCAATGAGAGACTGATGCAGGACTGGACAAAAGTTTCCTTCATCCGTCATACGACGAGCATTGATTTACGCCCCTCGCTAGAAGAAATCATGCAGACGTTCCATAAGAAAACGAGAAGCATGATTCGGAAGTCACTCGCTTCACCGTTAACAATTAGAACAGGAACAAAAGAAGATTTACCTACTTTTTTAGCGTTGTATCATGAAACGATGGACCGGAAGAACGCTTCAGCTCATTACTATTTTACTGCAAGTTATTTTGAACAATTGTTTGAGGTGAACCCACTCTGTGAGCCATTACTATTGATTGCAGAACTCGATGGCGAACCGATTGGTGGATATTTCGTATTGCTTGGAAACGAATATGCCCATGGTCATTTGATTGGCTGTAAGCGAGACGAAGCAAAGATATTTCCAAATCAGCGGCTTGAGTATGAAGCGATTCTTCACGCAAAAGCGCGTGGTCTTGTCGAACAACATCTCGGAGGTGGATATCAAGAACAGGATAGTCTCTTTGAGAGTAAATGTCGTTATACTGGATATCGCCTATTTGAGTATCATCAAGGAAAATCCATTCTTCAGCCAGCCATATACGATCAGTTATGTGTACGATTCGGATCAGGAGCCGATTCTGATTATTTTCCAGCTTACCGACAAACGAGTGTCCAGATGGCGACAAGTTAA
- the ytkD gene encoding RNA deprotection pyrophosphohydrolase gives MITFLDYYQNQVELSFDDHPFSDRPLHVWVIAVYEGKWLLTHHKQRGYEFPGGKVEPGETAEEAARREVMEETGGKIDSLSYVGQYRVAGKGDTIIKNIYFAQIGSLSSHLAVDETDGAFLFEELPDRLDTNRQYSFMMKDRVLPETLRVLSERRLV, from the coding sequence GTGATTACATTCTTGGATTATTATCAAAATCAAGTGGAGTTAAGTTTTGATGACCATCCGTTCTCGGATCGTCCCTTGCACGTATGGGTCATTGCCGTGTACGAAGGAAAATGGTTGCTGACCCATCATAAGCAGCGTGGTTATGAATTTCCTGGTGGGAAGGTTGAACCGGGTGAGACGGCGGAAGAAGCCGCACGTCGTGAAGTAATGGAAGAGACCGGTGGGAAAATTGATTCCCTATCATATGTCGGACAATATCGTGTTGCCGGAAAAGGCGATACGATCATCAAAAACATTTATTTCGCGCAAATTGGATCGCTTTCGTCTCATCTTGCCGTGGATGAAACCGATGGTGCTTTTCTGTTCGAGGAACTCCCTGACCGTCTCGATACGAATCGACAATACAGCTTCATGATGAAGGACCGTGTCCTTCCGGAGACACTCCGTGTACTTAGCGAACGCCGATTGGTTTGA
- a CDS encoding EAL and HDOD domain-containing protein, giving the protein MDILLARQPIVNRVGSIDAFELLYRSIEQISVFDGDLATMDVLTNTLVHMGVDHVAEGKKLFVNFTADLLKSDLIHYLDPERFVIEILETVEIDTEILSVLHDWKEAGFTLALDDFVTDLLRQHGAELFALIDLIKIDIEAISPREQSAILHIVRRNYPHIRMLAERVETHEDHTRCLDMGYDWFQGYFYAKPMLMKGKAVPPQLPVLLKMLKWLDTDEKYDEVVDEIEANPYISIQVLQLINSPGMGLRNTVSSVRQAISLLGFSQLKSWISLIVLREMKLASPYEWSNELLRSSLHCAKLCELFARETRTLKPESAYMIGLLSHIDALLSVDIDDIIDQLPIEDSLKIVLQGKDHPFRDCLVLAISADRGDFDQFELLSQRLHVSLPRAYALLTESQEWLMQREKHIQEESDSII; this is encoded by the coding sequence ATGGATATCTTATTAGCACGTCAACCCATCGTTAATCGAGTAGGTTCGATTGATGCATTTGAACTATTATATCGATCGATTGAACAAATAAGCGTGTTCGATGGTGATCTAGCGACGATGGATGTGTTGACGAATACACTCGTTCATATGGGGGTTGATCATGTAGCAGAAGGTAAGAAGCTATTTGTCAATTTCACGGCAGACCTGTTGAAAAGTGATTTGATTCATTACCTAGATCCGGAACGATTCGTAATTGAAATTTTGGAAACTGTTGAGATCGATACGGAAATTTTATCTGTTCTCCACGATTGGAAGGAAGCAGGCTTTACGTTAGCACTCGATGATTTTGTGACGGATTTACTTCGACAACATGGAGCGGAATTGTTTGCGTTGATCGATTTAATCAAAATCGACATCGAGGCAATTTCCCCTCGCGAGCAAAGCGCTATTCTGCATATCGTCCGCCGTAATTATCCTCACATCCGAATGCTTGCCGAGCGTGTCGAAACACACGAAGATCATACACGTTGCCTCGACATGGGATATGACTGGTTTCAGGGCTATTTTTATGCGAAACCGATGCTGATGAAGGGAAAAGCCGTCCCACCACAACTACCGGTTTTGTTAAAAATGTTGAAATGGCTTGATACGGATGAAAAGTACGATGAGGTTGTTGATGAGATTGAAGCTAATCCATATATTAGTATTCAAGTGCTTCAACTAATTAACTCTCCAGGAATGGGCTTACGTAATACTGTCAGTTCCGTTCGTCAAGCTATCTCACTACTCGGCTTCTCGCAACTCAAAAGTTGGATTTCGTTGATTGTTTTACGGGAGATGAAGCTTGCCAGTCCCTATGAATGGTCAAATGAGTTATTACGATCCTCTTTACACTGTGCGAAGCTCTGTGAACTATTTGCAAGGGAAACACGAACGCTAAAGCCAGAGAGTGCTTACATGATTGGTTTGTTGTCACACATCGATGCGTTATTGTCTGTTGATATCGACGACATCATCGATCAATTGCCAATTGAAGATTCTCTGAAAATCGTTTTACAAGGGAAAGACCATCCATTTCGAGATTGTTTAGTGCTCGCGATTAGTGCGGATCGTGGTGATTTTGATCAATTCGAACTGCTTAGTCAGCGTTTACATGTATCGCTTCCACGAGCCTATGCGCTATTGACGGAAAGTCAGGAGTGGCTCATGCAAAGAGAAAAACATATTCAAGAAGAATCGGATTCAATCATATAA
- a CDS encoding glucose-6-phosphate isomerase has protein sequence MSTVRFDYSKALQFVGQHEVDHMAETVKTLHHAIHAGTGAGSDFLGWVDLPTNYDQAEFARIQASAEKIKSDSDVLLVVGIGGSYLGARAAIEMLGHSFHNLLSKENRKAPQIIYAGHNISSTYLHDLFEVLEGKDVSVNIISKSGTTTEPAISFRLLKSFMEEKYGKAEAKHRIYATTDKARGALKTLADSEGYETFVIPDDVGGRFSVLTPVGLLPIAAAGISIEELMQGARDAQERYASENLADNEAYQYAVVRNALYAKGKTIELLVNYEPALHYVSEWWKQLYGESEGKDFKGIFPAAVDFSTDLHSMGQYVQEGRRDLFETVIKVGQARHALTVEEDAQDLDGLNFLAGKSIQFVNDKAAEGTLLAHTDGQVPNLTVELPEMTPYHLGFLFYFFEKACAMSGYLLGVNPFDQPGVEAYKKNMFALLGKPGFEAEKAELEARLK, from the coding sequence ATGTCAACAGTACGTTTTGATTATTCGAAAGCCCTACAATTCGTAGGTCAACATGAAGTAGATCATATGGCGGAGACGGTAAAGACGCTTCACCATGCGATTCATGCAGGAACAGGCGCAGGAAGTGATTTCTTAGGATGGGTTGATCTTCCGACGAATTACGATCAAGCGGAATTTGCACGCATCCAAGCGTCTGCAGAAAAAATCAAGTCGGATTCTGATGTGTTGTTAGTCGTCGGGATCGGCGGTTCGTATCTCGGTGCGCGTGCAGCAATCGAAATGCTCGGACACTCATTCCATAACTTGTTATCAAAAGAAAATCGGAAAGCACCACAAATCATCTATGCAGGTCACAATATCTCATCGACGTATCTGCACGATTTGTTCGAAGTCCTCGAAGGAAAAGATGTATCGGTCAACATCATCTCGAAATCGGGTACAACGACAGAACCGGCAATTTCGTTCCGTCTCTTGAAATCGTTCATGGAAGAAAAATACGGTAAAGCAGAAGCAAAACACCGGATTTATGCAACTACGGACAAAGCACGTGGTGCATTAAAAACACTCGCAGACTCTGAAGGATACGAAACATTTGTCATTCCGGATGATGTCGGTGGTCGTTTCTCTGTTTTGACACCGGTTGGTCTCTTACCAATCGCAGCAGCTGGTATTTCAATCGAAGAGTTGATGCAAGGTGCACGTGACGCGCAAGAGCGCTACGCGAGCGAAAACCTAGCTGACAACGAAGCGTATCAATACGCAGTCGTCCGAAATGCGCTCTATGCGAAAGGCAAGACAATCGAGCTTCTCGTTAACTACGAACCAGCACTTCATTATGTATCGGAGTGGTGGAAACAATTGTACGGCGAGTCAGAAGGAAAAGACTTCAAAGGGATCTTCCCAGCAGCAGTGGACTTCTCGACAGACCTCCACTCGATGGGACAATACGTCCAAGAAGGTCGTCGTGACCTATTTGAGACAGTCATCAAAGTCGGTCAAGCGCGTCATGCATTGACAGTTGAAGAAGATGCTCAGGATCTCGATGGATTGAACTTCCTTGCAGGTAAGTCGATTCAGTTCGTCAACGATAAAGCAGCAGAAGGTACGTTGCTTGCACACACGGACGGACAAGTACCGAACTTGACAGTCGAACTTCCAGAGATGACACCGTATCATCTCGGATTCCTGTTCTACTTCTTCGAAAAAGCATGTGCCATGAGTGGTTACCTCCTCGGAGTGAACCCATTCGATCAGCCAGGCGTCGAAGCGTATAAGAAAAACATGTTCGCTCTTCTTGGGAAACCAGGATTCGAAGCAGAAAAAGCAGAACTCGAAGCACGTTTGAAGTAA
- the metK gene encoding methionine adenosyltransferase, which yields MTNLNRRLFTSESVTEGHPDKICDQISDSILDAILAADPNARVAAETSVTTGLVLVAGEITTSTYVDIPKVVRETIREIGYTRAKYGFDADTCAVLTSIDEQSADIALGVDQALEAREGSMSDAEIDAIGAGDQGLMFGYATKETPELMPLPISLSHRLARRLAEVRKNGQLDYLRPDGKTQVTVEYNENNEPVRVDTIVISTQHAEEVTLEQIQADLKEHVITPVIPAEYIDAATKFFINPTGRFVIGGPQGDAGLTGRKIIVDTYGGYARHGGGAFSGKDPTKVDRSAAYAARYVAKNLVAAGLADKAEVQLAYAIGVAHPVSIAVDTFGTGKLPEAQLVELIAENFDLRPAGIINMLDLRRPIYRQTAAYGHFGRTDVELPWEQTDKAAVLEEQAKRFA from the coding sequence ATGACAAACCTTAATCGCCGACTATTCACGTCGGAGTCAGTCACTGAAGGTCATCCAGATAAAATCTGTGACCAAATTTCGGATTCAATTCTCGATGCAATCCTCGCAGCGGATCCAAACGCACGTGTTGCAGCAGAAACTTCTGTTACAACAGGTCTCGTTCTCGTTGCAGGTGAGATCACGACATCCACTTACGTCGACATTCCAAAAGTCGTTCGTGAAACGATTCGTGAAATCGGCTACACACGCGCGAAATATGGTTTCGACGCAGATACGTGTGCTGTATTGACATCAATCGATGAGCAATCAGCAGACATCGCTCTTGGTGTCGACCAAGCGCTTGAAGCACGTGAAGGTAGCATGTCTGATGCAGAAATCGATGCAATCGGTGCAGGAGACCAAGGTCTCATGTTCGGTTATGCAACGAAAGAAACACCCGAACTCATGCCACTTCCAATCTCACTTTCGCACCGTCTCGCACGCCGTTTGGCAGAAGTGCGTAAAAACGGTCAACTCGACTACCTTCGTCCGGACGGAAAAACACAAGTCACGGTCGAATACAACGAGAACAACGAGCCGGTTCGTGTCGATACGATCGTCATCTCGACACAACACGCGGAAGAAGTCACGCTTGAGCAAATCCAAGCTGACTTGAAAGAACACGTCATCACACCAGTCATCCCGGCTGAATACATCGACGCAGCAACGAAATTCTTCATCAACCCAACTGGTCGTTTCGTCATCGGCGGACCACAAGGAGATGCTGGATTAACGGGTCGTAAGATCATCGTTGATACGTATGGTGGATACGCACGCCACGGCGGTGGAGCATTCTCTGGTAAAGATCCAACAAAAGTCGACCGTTCAGCTGCATACGCAGCACGTTACGTCGCGAAGAACCTCGTTGCTGCAGGTCTTGCAGACAAAGCAGAAGTTCAACTCGCATACGCAATCGGTGTCGCACACCCAGTATCAATCGCGGTTGATACATTCGGCACAGGAAAACTTCCTGAAGCACAACTCGTCGAATTGATTGCTGAAAACTTCGATCTTCGTCCGGCTGGAATCATCAACATGCTTGATCTCCGTCGTCCGATCTATCGTCAAACAGCTGCATACGGTCACTTCGGTCGTACAGATGTTGAGCTTCCATGGGAGCAAACAGATAAAGCGGCAGTTCTTGAAGAACAAGCAAAACGCTTCGCATAA
- the pckA gene encoding phosphoenolpyruvate carboxykinase (ATP) — translation MPMTVLNIEELLKKEHVFKQLSVAELVEHAIRNEEGVLAENGALSVETGKFTGRSPKDKFIVRDSSCESHIDWGHVNQPMDGDKFEQLLQKVLRYMNEADQLYYTEAAAGADTHFTLPVRVLTQYAWHNLFAKQLFLREYPEVAAFEPFTVVYAPHFKADPAVDGTNSETFIAMSFEHRIVLIGGTEYAGEIKKSIFSVMNYLLPQENVLSMHCSANVGHEGDVALFFGLSGTGKTTLSADDSRQLIGDDEHGWSHDGVFNIEGGCYAKTVNLSREKEPQIFDAIRFGTVLENVVLDEARHPDYDDTSLTENTRAAYPITAIDNIAVPSRAGHPKTIVFLTADAYGVLPPISKLTKEQAMYHFLSGYTSKLAGTERGVTEPEATFSTCFGSPFLPLMPEKYATMLGELIDRHGVTVYLVNTGWTGGAYGTGSRMKLSYTRTMVNAAVNGTLATIPTEEHPIFGLHMPLEVPGVPSELLNPVRVWSNSDEYNTQARSLAEKFQHNFLRFESATDAIKSAGPRL, via the coding sequence ATGCCGATGACGGTCCTGAATATCGAAGAACTACTCAAGAAAGAGCATGTGTTCAAACAACTATCTGTTGCTGAACTTGTCGAACATGCGATTCGAAACGAAGAAGGTGTCCTTGCTGAGAACGGCGCATTATCTGTAGAAACGGGGAAATTTACAGGTCGTTCACCAAAAGATAAGTTCATCGTCCGTGATTCTTCCTGCGAGTCTCACATTGATTGGGGTCATGTTAACCAACCAATGGATGGAGACAAATTTGAACAATTGTTACAAAAGGTTCTTCGTTACATGAACGAAGCCGATCAGCTCTACTACACAGAAGCTGCTGCTGGTGCAGATACGCACTTCACCCTTCCGGTTCGTGTGCTCACACAATACGCTTGGCATAACCTCTTTGCCAAACAACTCTTTTTACGCGAATATCCTGAAGTGGCTGCCTTCGAACCTTTTACGGTCGTCTACGCACCACATTTCAAGGCAGATCCTGCCGTTGATGGAACGAACTCTGAGACGTTCATCGCGATGTCGTTCGAACACCGGATCGTCTTGATCGGTGGAACGGAGTATGCCGGCGAAATCAAAAAATCAATCTTTTCCGTCATGAACTACCTCTTACCACAAGAGAACGTTCTTTCGATGCACTGTTCGGCAAACGTTGGACACGAAGGAGACGTCGCTTTGTTCTTCGGTCTATCCGGTACTGGTAAGACCACCCTTTCCGCTGATGATAGCCGCCAATTGATTGGTGACGATGAGCATGGTTGGTCACACGATGGCGTCTTCAACATCGAAGGTGGGTGTTATGCGAAGACGGTTAACCTGTCGCGTGAAAAAGAACCACAAATCTTTGACGCGATCCGCTTCGGAACAGTCCTTGAAAACGTCGTGCTCGATGAAGCCCGTCATCCTGATTACGATGACACATCGTTGACGGAAAATACACGTGCCGCTTATCCGATCACGGCGATCGATAACATCGCTGTTCCATCACGCGCTGGTCATCCAAAGACAATCGTCTTCTTGACGGCTGATGCGTACGGTGTCTTGCCTCCGATCAGTAAATTGACGAAAGAACAAGCGATGTATCACTTCCTCTCAGGTTATACATCAAAACTCGCTGGGACAGAACGTGGTGTCACGGAGCCAGAAGCAACATTCTCGACGTGCTTCGGTTCACCGTTCCTTCCACTCATGCCTGAAAAATATGCAACGATGCTTGGGGAATTGATTGATCGTCACGGTGTTACCGTCTATCTCGTCAACACTGGCTGGACAGGTGGTGCTTATGGAACAGGCAGTCGAATGAAACTATCGTATACACGCACGATGGTCAATGCTGCTGTCAATGGCACGCTTGCAACGATTCCGACTGAAGAACACCCAATCTTCGGACTTCATATGCCTCTTGAAGTTCCAGGTGTTCCAAGTGAATTACTCAACCCTGTACGCGTCTGGTCAAACTCCGACGAGTACAACACACAAGCACGTTCGCTTGCTGAAAAATTCCAACATAACTTCCTTCGTTTCGAAAGTGCGACGGATGCGATTAAGTCAGCTGGTCCACGTCTATAA
- a CDS encoding MDR family MFS transporter — MPKLPKAVWILVLAMAINTTGSSFLWPFNTLYIHEYLGESMTKAGMALFVNSALAIVGNYLGGKAFDRLGGKKTLVISVIGLVLSSVGLLLFHQTYVGYVAMLGLIGFVGGMVFPTIYAMTGVIWPEGGRRAFNAIYVAQNVGVALGTAVSGQIAAFSIQYIFIANLVLYIAFAIILFIGLSWIKAPARMHTTPDETETTRTPLARGAARTMLLVSIGYALLWFVYVQWQGTFAVHTKSLGVTISEYSILWTINGALIVFAQPLLTPILRWFGDDLKRQLMTGTGIFLLSYLIVPFAGGFKMFLVAMIILTIGEMFIWPAVPAMAARLAPIGKEGEFQGYVNIAASAGRMISPTVGGLIYDLSGMSAVFLTLIGLILLAGVVFLRAIPKITS; from the coding sequence ATGCCAAAATTACCAAAAGCGGTCTGGATCCTCGTCCTTGCGATGGCCATCAATACGACGGGATCCTCTTTTTTATGGCCGTTTAATACATTATATATTCATGAATATTTAGGGGAGTCGATGACAAAAGCAGGGATGGCGTTGTTCGTCAACTCGGCACTCGCAATCGTCGGAAACTACTTAGGTGGAAAGGCGTTTGACCGCCTCGGTGGTAAAAAAACGCTCGTTATCAGTGTCATCGGACTTGTCTTGTCTTCCGTCGGTTTATTGCTGTTTCATCAGACGTATGTCGGATACGTCGCGATGCTTGGTCTAATCGGATTTGTCGGTGGGATGGTCTTCCCGACGATTTATGCGATGACAGGTGTCATTTGGCCAGAAGGTGGACGCCGTGCCTTTAACGCGATCTATGTCGCGCAAAACGTCGGTGTAGCCCTTGGGACGGCTGTCAGTGGTCAAATTGCTGCCTTCTCGATTCAATACATCTTCATTGCTAATCTCGTACTGTACATCGCGTTTGCAATCATTTTGTTCATCGGCTTGTCCTGGATTAAGGCACCGGCACGGATGCATACAACGCCTGACGAGACCGAAACGACACGGACACCACTCGCACGCGGTGCAGCGCGAACGATGTTGCTCGTCTCGATTGGTTATGCCTTACTTTGGTTCGTGTATGTACAATGGCAAGGTACATTTGCTGTGCATACGAAATCACTCGGTGTCACGATTTCCGAGTATTCGATTCTTTGGACGATCAATGGAGCACTCATCGTCTTTGCACAGCCACTTCTCACCCCGATCTTGCGGTGGTTTGGTGACGATTTGAAACGACAACTGATGACTGGTACAGGGATTTTCCTGTTATCGTATCTGATTGTTCCGTTCGCCGGAGGATTCAAGATGTTTCTCGTCGCGATGATCATCCTGACGATTGGTGAAATGTTCATCTGGCCAGCTGTCCCAGCCATGGCTGCGCGACTTGCACCAATCGGAAAAGAAGGAGAGTTCCAAGGATACGTCAATATCGCTGCTTCAGCGGGGCGGATGATCAGTCCGACCGTTGGAGGATTAATCTACGATTTATCCGGTATGTCAGCGGTCTTCTTGACGTTGATTGGATTGATTCTCTTAGCAGGTGTGGTCTTCCTTCGTGCCATTCCTAAAATTACATCATAA
- a CDS encoding GNAT family N-acetyltransferase → MEIREAIPADAGRIHDIAITSWLDTYEEIYSERSKAHFVQEAYPQEEVVRAIRTAEEARGEYFYVGIIDEEVVGFIHAVDVEGTWEIIRLYVLPKYQQNGIGRRLIRELERQGAVPLEVYVEARNYKARQFLTSFGFEELSEMTEEVFGQAESVIRLRHIAS, encoded by the coding sequence ATGGAAATACGCGAAGCAATTCCAGCTGATGCAGGACGTATTCATGATATCGCCATCACATCTTGGTTGGATACGTATGAAGAAATCTATTCTGAACGCTCGAAAGCTCATTTCGTGCAGGAAGCGTATCCGCAAGAGGAGGTTGTTCGTGCGATCCGGACGGCGGAAGAAGCACGGGGAGAGTATTTTTATGTCGGAATCATCGATGAGGAAGTCGTCGGATTCATTCATGCTGTTGATGTCGAGGGAACATGGGAAATCATTCGTCTATACGTTTTGCCAAAATATCAGCAAAACGGGATCGGAAGACGTCTGATTCGTGAACTCGAACGACAAGGAGCTGTCCCACTCGAAGTTTACGTGGAGGCACGTAATTATAAAGCACGTCAGTTCTTGACCTCATTCGGTTTTGAGGAATTGAGCGAGATGACAGAAGAAGTGTTTGGTCAAGCAGAGTCTGTCATTCGACTTCGCCATATTGCGTCGTGA
- a CDS encoding class I SAM-dependent methyltransferase, whose translation MPLARVLPYTKQLLESVIEPGDCVVDMTAGNGHDTQFLAECVGPEGRVLAFDVQAQAIEESTRRLDEAGMLERVDLYHESHIHVGARLSDEQRPVRAGVFNLGYLPGSDKSITTTGEETLEALDALLPVLAPGGLVVLVVYHGHLEGKRERDAVLDYVTALDQQDYAVLQYRFLNQQNHPPFIIAIEKKMR comes from the coding sequence ATGCCACTTGCCCGTGTACTACCTTATACCAAACAATTGCTTGAGTCCGTCATCGAACCCGGAGACTGTGTCGTCGACATGACTGCTGGAAATGGGCATGACACACAATTCTTAGCAGAATGCGTCGGTCCAGAAGGTCGAGTCCTTGCGTTCGATGTTCAAGCACAAGCCATCGAGGAATCGACACGTCGTCTCGACGAAGCTGGAATGTTAGAACGCGTCGATCTTTATCACGAGAGTCACATCCATGTCGGTGCCCGTTTATCAGACGAACAACGTCCGGTTCGTGCTGGTGTCTTCAATCTCGGATATCTTCCCGGAAGCGATAAGTCGATCACGACGACAGGTGAAGAGACGCTTGAAGCGCTCGATGCTCTCCTCCCGGTCCTTGCTCCTGGTGGTCTTGTCGTCCTCGTCGTCTATCATGGTCACCTTGAAGGAAAACGAGAGCGCGACGCTGTGCTTGATTACGTGACGGCTCTTGATCAGCAAGATTACGCTGTCCTTCAGTACCGCTTCTTGAATCAACAGAATCATCCACCGTTCATCATCGCGATTGAGAAAAAAATGCGCTGA